The following coding sequences lie in one Halorarum halophilum genomic window:
- a CDS encoding mandelate racemase/muconate lactonizing enzyme family protein, whose amino-acid sequence MGRNYESLHDPNAEYTMRELSAETMGVEAKRGGGRDVEITDVQCTMVDGNFPWTLVRVYTDAGIVGTGEAYWGAGVPELIERMTPFVVGENPLDIDRLYEHLIQKMSGEGSIEGVTVTAISGIEIALHDLAGKILEIPAYQLLGGKYRDEMRVYCDCHTEEEADPEACADEAERVVDELGYDALKFDLDVPSGYEKDRANRHLRPGEVRHKAEIVEKVTERVKDRADVAFDCHWTFSANSAQRLAAEIEEYDVWWLEDPVPPENLEVQEEVTKSTTTPITVGENRYRVTEERRLIENQAVDIIAPDLPKVGGMRETRKIADVANQYYVPVAMHNVSSPIATMASAQVGAAIPNSLAVEYHSYELGWWSDLVEETVIEGGSIEIPEEPGLGLTLDIDTVEEHMVDGETLFDES is encoded by the coding sequence ATGGGTAGGAACTACGAGTCGCTTCACGACCCGAACGCGGAGTACACGATGCGGGAGCTCTCCGCGGAAACGATGGGCGTAGAAGCGAAACGTGGCGGCGGCCGCGACGTGGAGATTACCGACGTGCAGTGCACGATGGTGGACGGGAACTTCCCGTGGACGCTCGTCCGCGTCTACACCGACGCGGGCATCGTCGGCACGGGCGAGGCGTACTGGGGCGCCGGCGTCCCCGAACTCATCGAGCGCATGACGCCGTTCGTCGTCGGCGAGAACCCGCTCGACATCGACCGTCTCTACGAGCACCTCATCCAGAAGATGTCCGGCGAGGGCTCGATCGAGGGCGTCACCGTCACGGCGATCTCCGGCATCGAGATCGCCCTGCACGACCTCGCGGGGAAGATCCTCGAGATCCCGGCCTACCAGCTCCTCGGCGGCAAGTACCGCGACGAGATGCGCGTGTACTGCGACTGCCACACCGAGGAGGAGGCCGACCCCGAGGCGTGTGCGGACGAGGCCGAGCGCGTCGTCGACGAACTCGGCTACGACGCCCTCAAGTTCGATCTCGACGTCCCCTCGGGCTACGAGAAGGACCGCGCCAACCGCCACCTCCGCCCGGGCGAGGTCCGCCACAAGGCGGAGATCGTCGAGAAGGTAACCGAGCGCGTGAAGGACCGCGCGGACGTGGCGTTCGACTGCCACTGGACCTTCTCGGCCAACTCGGCCCAGCGGCTCGCCGCCGAGATCGAGGAGTACGACGTCTGGTGGCTGGAGGACCCCGTTCCGCCGGAGAACCTCGAGGTGCAGGAGGAGGTCACCAAGTCCACGACGACGCCGATCACCGTCGGGGAGAACCGCTACCGCGTGACCGAGGAGCGACGACTCATCGAGAACCAGGCGGTCGACATCATCGCGCCCGACCTCCCGAAAGTCGGCGGGATGCGCGAGACGCGGAAGATCGCCGACGTGGCGAACCAGTACTACGTCCCCGTCGCGATGCACAACGTCTCCTCGCCGATCGCGACGATGGCGTCCGCGCAGGTCGGCGCAGCCATCCCGAACTCGCTGGCCGTCGAGTACCACAGCTACGAACTCGGCTGGTGGTCGGACCTCGTCGAGGAGACTGTCATCGAGGGCGGCTCCATCGAGATCCCCGAGGAGCCGGGGCTCGGACTGACGCTCGACATTGACACCGTTGAGGAGCACATGGTCGACGGCGAGACGTTGTTCGACGAGTCGTAG